Within Planococcus citri chromosome 2, ihPlaCitr1.1, whole genome shotgun sequence, the genomic segment cctacgtTGTTATGCAACTGAACTTCAGGCAGAGATTTCTCcgtgacttttcaaaaattctttcatttttttcaccaatgctaattgctaatacctaggtattttaagCGGTACTTTCGCAGGCACGCAGGCTTCTGTGCCAACAACTGAACGTGCAAGtattatatacgagtataattctCTCCTCAACTTTCAAGCAAAAACACGAAGTAGACATAAAGACATTTCGTAAAATACGTCAATATTTTATTCTTCTCTGATCAAGTAAATACAAAAATAGCGAAGcacaatgaataaaataatacatactcAACTACTTAAAAGTACAATGGAAAATTCAAACGTTATCTCATCAACTCGATATCGAGGAAACTCAACTTTGAGAACACTAAAtaacaaattatttttgaacgGGAGCAGAGACCGTAGATACGCATACTTCAGTGTTATATGCTCTATCCATTTCGAATTTCACTTTCGAGTAGCTTCGtggaaaatgagtaaaaacacgtaataaaaagaaaaaaatgatgattaatAATTcttataataatattattatgctTATTGCCTACAgcttatgaattttgaaataaccgTGTTGAAATTACTGGAGATTAGTATTTCTGAGGATTAATAACTCTGCCCATGAATAGGATTGAATCTTTttgtaaaatcatgaaaataaatGGCCGATTGACATGAAAGTCTACCATGTCTGTTGGCGCACAATCAGCACCGCCACGCAATTGTCCTGTAATATTGtaacaaaataggtaattaggtacattTGATATGATTTACCTACGCACTTAACATAAGTTAGAACATTGAATAACTCAAAATAGTATACCTACCATAAGTAAGACCAGCTGCTTCGGTTCCATCTTCATTAACCTTCAGGACAGCTTTGTGGAAGAGATCGTCCACATATAAAACGTCCTCAACCTCTTCACGAGAGaacatatcaaaaaagtccGCACAATATGGGTTGAACATCACTTTCATACCAAGCTAAACATACGATACGATTAaaatataccttacctacctactaggaAGTAAGGTATTTCGAGTAAGAAATCGGGAGTTTTTCGGAGAATTTATATAAATGAATTTACTTTTCCTAAAATGCGTTTTACGTTGActgattcttcaattttcattttgggtaaCTTCAAGCTTACCAAAGTACGTTTTACTTCGCGGAGCATTTCTTGGAATTCAGTTTCAAATAAGGTATTTTCGACTTGAGCCAATCCATTGATTTCATCAGGtagaaaaacaaagaaacgCAAATCCTTTCCGTCCTGTAAATACAGATCAATTATAATATTAAAATCAAgtcactgaaaaataaattattttgaaaaaacactgaTAAGTATACCTTGTAAGGAATTTCAAGAATTCCGAACGATTTTTGCTTCGAATATCCCAAATACTCGTAGGGGTTTGTCATCATAGCAATGTCAATACACTTGTCAGGGGACACATGAAACGATTCGTTCTCTGTTAACATAGAACCAAATTTGCGAGACCACTCTGCTTTGAAGTACACAGCATTCAAGAGTATCATTACAGTATACTCATCCAGATCACCtggaaatgaataattttcaggttCAAGATTATTTCGTATACGTACAGTAGTCGGGTGCCTAATATGTAAAACGATAATAACTGCAATTTCGTAAACAATGTAACCAACTTACGAGGAGAAATTACGTcagtaat encodes:
- the LOC135836604 gene encoding serine protease inhibitor 42Dd-like isoform X1, which encodes MDSVKKESSLSDHGHILQKLLLSNHKLALDIYKQLLIHDGPERSGNLIFSPISLQIALLMLLSGANGKTAEELKTGLNLRTEEKDELLLGTKLLLESLQNSCLKVASKMFVANKFPVKKSYEQLVKNYFEPIYRNVKFAKFPTETADFINSWVSEKTNNLITDVISPRDLDEYTVMILLNAVYFKAEWSRKFGSMLTENESFHVSPDKCIDIAMMTNPYEYLGYSKQKSFGILEIPYKDGKDLRFFVFLPDEINGLAQVENTLFETEFQEMLREVKRTLVSLKLPKMKIEESVNVKRILGKLGMKVMFNPYCADFFDMFSREEVEDVLYVDDLFHKAVLKVNEDGTEAAGLTYGQLRGGADCAPTDMVDFHVNRPFIFMILQKDSILFMGRVINPQKY
- the LOC135836604 gene encoding serine protease inhibitor 42Dd-like isoform X3, with the protein product MNLDHGHILQKLLLSNHKLALDIYKQLLIHDGPERSGNLIFSPISLQIALLMLLSGANGKTAEELKTGLNLRTEEKDELLLGTKLLLESLQNSCLKVASKMFVANKFPVKKSYEQLVKNYFEPIYRNVKFAKFPTETADFINSWVSEKTNNLITDVISPRDLDEYTVMILLNAVYFKAEWSRKFGSMLTENESFHVSPDKCIDIAMMTNPYEYLGYSKQKSFGILEIPYKDGKDLRFFVFLPDEINGLAQVENTLFETEFQEMLREVKRTLVSLKLPKMKIEESVNVKRILGKLGMKVMFNPYCADFFDMFSREEVEDVLYVDDLFHKAVLKVNEDGTEAAGLTYGQLRGGADCAPTDMVDFHVNRPFIFMILQKDSILFMGRVINPQKY
- the LOC135836604 gene encoding serine protease inhibitor 42Dd-like isoform X4, with amino-acid sequence MNLDHGHILQKLLLSNHKLALDIYKLLIHDGPERSGNLIFSPISLQIALLMLLSGANGKTAEELKTGLNLRTEEKDELLLGTKLLLESLQNSCLKVASKMFVANKFPVKKSYEQLVKNYFEPIYRNVKFAKFPTETADFINSWVSEKTNNLITDVISPRDLDEYTVMILLNAVYFKAEWSRKFGSMLTENESFHVSPDKCIDIAMMTNPYEYLGYSKQKSFGILEIPYKDGKDLRFFVFLPDEINGLAQVENTLFETEFQEMLREVKRTLVSLKLPKMKIEESVNVKRILGKLGMKVMFNPYCADFFDMFSREEVEDVLYVDDLFHKAVLKVNEDGTEAAGLTYGQLRGGADCAPTDMVDFHVNRPFIFMILQKDSILFMGRVINPQKY
- the LOC135836604 gene encoding serine protease inhibitor 42Dd-like isoform X2 yields the protein MDSVKKESSLSDHGHILQKLLLSNHKLALDIYKLLIHDGPERSGNLIFSPISLQIALLMLLSGANGKTAEELKTGLNLRTEEKDELLLGTKLLLESLQNSCLKVASKMFVANKFPVKKSYEQLVKNYFEPIYRNVKFAKFPTETADFINSWVSEKTNNLITDVISPRDLDEYTVMILLNAVYFKAEWSRKFGSMLTENESFHVSPDKCIDIAMMTNPYEYLGYSKQKSFGILEIPYKDGKDLRFFVFLPDEINGLAQVENTLFETEFQEMLREVKRTLVSLKLPKMKIEESVNVKRILGKLGMKVMFNPYCADFFDMFSREEVEDVLYVDDLFHKAVLKVNEDGTEAAGLTYGQLRGGADCAPTDMVDFHVNRPFIFMILQKDSILFMGRVINPQKY